ACCTACCTGGCCCGGCCCGTGGACCCCGAACGGTGGGTGGAGGGGTGCCTGGCCGAGGCCCGCACCCTCGGGGCGGGCCGGCGGCTTTCGTGGGAGTGCCAGCTGCCCGAGGGTCTGCCCCCCGTGGCCGTGGACCCCGAGGCCGGCCGGGACGCGCTGCTGGAGCTGCTGCAGAACGCCGCCCGGGCCACGCCGGACGGCGGGACGGTGCGGGTGGAGGCGGGGGCGCTCGAACGGGCCGGGAGGCCAGGCGTGCGCATCACGGTGGAGGACACCGGCATCGGGCTGCCGGAGGGCGGCGAGGCCGAGCGGTGCTTCGAGCGGTTCGTCACCTTGACCCCCCTCCACGCCCACCACAGCGGGGACTTCGAGTTCGGGGCGGTGGGGCTGGGGCTCGGCCTTCCCATGGTTCGGGGCATCGCCCGGGCCCACGGCGGCGAGGCGTGGGCCGAGGGAAGGGGGCGGGATCCCGAGGGGCTGCCGGGGGCCCGGGTCCACCTGTGGCTGCCGGCGGCCTCGGCCGGGGAGAGGCAGGCGGCCGGGGCCGGCGGGCGGGTGCTCCTGGTCGAGCCCGACCCCCAGGCCCGCCAGGTGTTGGCCAAGGGACTGGGGGCCCGGTTCGAGGTGGTGGCGCCCGACGACCCCGACGAGGCCCTGAAGCTGTGGGCCTGGTCGGGGCCGTGGGCCGGGGTCGTGGTGGAGCCCCGGGGAGTCGGGGGGGCGGGGTTCGTGGCGCGTCTCAGCTCGGTGGACGGACGGGCTCCCGTCATCGTGTACACGGCCGGCCCCGCCTCGGACGCCGCGTTCTGGCGGCGGCTGGGGGTCGACGCCTGGGTGCCCAAACCGGCGCGCGCCCGGACGCTGCGCCAGCACCTGGAACGCCTGGTAGAGGGGTGACGTCGGTCGTCGGTCGCCGGTCGTCGGTCGTTGGCCGTCGGTCGTCGGTCGTCGGTCGTCGGTCGTCGGTCGCCGGTCGCCGGTCGCCGGTCGCCCGCCACCCGCCACCCGCCACCCGCCACCCGTCACCCGTCACCCGTCACCCGTCACCCGTCACCGATCCCCGACATGGAGACGTTGCCCATGCGTTTTGCCAAGACCGACCGCGACGCCGTGATCGTGAGCGCCGTGCGCACCCCCATCGGAAAGTTCGGGGGAAGCCTGAAGGGGCTGAGGGCCCACCGGCTGGCCGCCGTGGTGATGGACGAGGCCCTACGCCGGGCGGGCCTGGCCGGGGCCGACCTGGACGAGGTGATCGCCGGCGAGTGCATCCAGTGCCCTGACGAGGCCAACACGGCCCGCACCGCTGCGCTGGCCGCGGGCATCCCGGTGGAGGTGCCGGCCTTCACGGTGCAGAAGCAGTGCTCCTCGTCCATGCAGGCCCTGGGTTCGGCCCGGCTCCTGGTCAACGCGGGCGAGGCCGGGGCCGTGCTGGTGGTGGGGGTGGAGAGCATGTCCAACGCCCCCTACGTGCTCAAGACCGCCCGGTGGGGCCAGCGCTTGACCCATGGGGAGATGACCGACAGCCTGTGGGAGCTCCTGAACTCCGGGAGCCGGATCCTCGGCAACGAGATGATCATGGGGCTCACGGCCGAGAACCTGGCCGAGCGCCACGGCATCTCCCGGGCCGACCAGGACGAGGTGGCCCTGCGGAGCCACCGCAACGCCGAGGCCGCGATCCGGGCCGGCCGGTTCGACGACGAGATCGTGCCGGTGCGGGTACCGGGCCGGAAGGGGGAGACCGTGGTCGAGACGGACGAGCACCCCCGGTTCGGCCTCACCCTGGAGGACCTGGCGAAGCTTCCGCCCGCCTTCAAGGAGGGGGGCACGGTCACGGCCGGAAACAGCTCGGGCCTCAACGACGGGGCGGCCGCGGTCGTGATCACCAGCC
This is a stretch of genomic DNA from Deferrisoma camini S3R1. It encodes these proteins:
- a CDS encoding thiolase family protein produces the protein MRFAKTDRDAVIVSAVRTPIGKFGGSLKGLRAHRLAAVVMDEALRRAGLAGADLDEVIAGECIQCPDEANTARTAALAAGIPVEVPAFTVQKQCSSSMQALGSARLLVNAGEAGAVLVVGVESMSNAPYVLKTARWGQRLTHGEMTDSLWELLNSGSRILGNEMIMGLTAENLAERHGISRADQDEVALRSHRNAEAAIRAGRFDDEIVPVRVPGRKGETVVETDEHPRFGLTLEDLAKLPPAFKEGGTVTAGNSSGLNDGAAAVVITSRHRARSLGLPILGRVVAQTSAGVPPEIMGYGPVPSTRKLLERTGIGLGDIGLVELNEAFAAQYLACERDLGLDRERVNVNGSGIGLGHPVGATGLRLVVSLVYEMRRRGVGLGLATLCVGGGMGMATLVEAEG
- a CDS encoding ATP-binding response regulator; the protein is MSRTDAAPVSWDELLDRLSHEFKTPLVSIKGHAELLLDRAPAGLDPTAREWVRRIAAAANRLNAVLRKVTAEAHTREAWTYLARPVDPERWVEGCLAEARTLGAGRRLSWECQLPEGLPPVAVDPEAGRDALLELLQNAARATPDGGTVRVEAGALERAGRPGVRITVEDTGIGLPEGGEAERCFERFVTLTPLHAHHSGDFEFGAVGLGLGLPMVRGIARAHGGEAWAEGRGRDPEGLPGARVHLWLPAASAGERQAAGAGGRVLLVEPDPQARQVLAKGLGARFEVVAPDDPDEALKLWAWSGPWAGVVVEPRGVGGAGFVARLSSVDGRAPVIVYTAGPASDAAFWRRLGVDAWVPKPARARTLRQHLERLVEG